The sequence CGAGCACGTAGCGGCAGGGGCCATCCGCCCATGGCGTGCGCAACACCGCCGCCACGTCGTCGTTGCGCCACGACAGCGGCAGCGCAGCGATGCCGTCGTCGTCCATCGCGTCGAGCCACGCGGGCAACAACGCCGGCGCGTCGGCGGCGTGGGCCCGCAGCTCACCGTCGTAGGCCCACGCGCGCGGCGGGCGGGGTCGCGGCTCGTCCGGCGCATGCTCATGCGGCGGCGGCTCGTGCTTGCCGGGCGGCGGCCGGTGACGACCCGCCGGAGGCCCGCGATGACCACGGGGGCCGACCCACTCGCCGCCCCAACCACCGGGCTCGGCCTCGCACGCCTCGCGCTGCGTCGCGAGGTGCTCGGCCGCGATCTCGATGAGCAGCGATCGCGCGGCGCGGCGGCGCGCGACGCCGTCGTAGATCGCCAGCGCTGCGACCGTGGCGGCGATCGCCAGCACCGACGACAACACCAACCGGGTGCGCAGCTTCATCGGCCGCCCTCGTGCGCGAGGCGATAGCCGATACCCCACACCGTCTCGATCAACTCCTCCACGCCCAGCTTCTTGCGCAACCGCGAGGCGTGCACGTCGAGGGTGCGGGCGTCGCCATCGCGCGCAGGGTCGAGTACGCGGTCGACGAGCACGCGGCGGGTGATCGCGGCGCCGGGGCGCTCGGCGAGCGCGAGCAAGAATTCGAACTCGACGCGCGTCAGCTCGACACGTACACCGTCGACCCACACCTCGCGGGCCGAACGGTCGATGCGCAGGCGACCGAGCTCGATCGCCCCCTGCGGCGCGAGCGTCGGTCGTCGCAGCCGCGCACGCACGCGCTCGACCAGCTCCTCGGGCCAGAACGGCTTGGTCATGTAGTCGTCGGCGCCGAGCTGCAGCGCGCGGACCTTGTCGGCACTGTCGTTGCGGGCGCTGAGCACGAGGATCGGCACCGCCGCGGCAGCCCGGATCTGCGCGATCATGTCCATGCCCGAGACACCGGGCAGCATCAGGTCCAACACCACCAGCTGCACGAGCGCGAGATCGTCACCGGTGAGCGCCCGCCCGCGTCGCAGCAGGGTCGGATCGAAGCCGGCATCCCGCAGGTGGGCGACGATCTGCGCGCCCAGCTGCTCGTCGTCCTCGACCACGAGCACTGCCGGCGCGGATGGGCTGGTGGGCTTCACGACTGTAAGCACTGTACCGTGCAATCCGCAGTCGACGACGGTCGCGCCTCGATCGGCGGCATCGAGTTAGGAATCCCGCAAGGTCGCCGCGGTAACCTGCTGGCGATGCAACGCCGCGCCCTCCACCGTGCCCGCACCCACACCACCCGCCGTCGCGTGCTGCGAGGACTCGGCGCGCTCGCGACCGCATCGGGCGTGGTCGCGCTGACCGGCTGCGGCGGCGACGACGGCAGCGGCAGCGGCAGCAGCGGTGATGGGTCGAGCGGCGGCGGCTCGAGCGGGGGCGGCAGCAGCGGTGGCTCGAGCGGCGGCTCGAGCGGTGCGTCGGCCTCGGCGACCGGCAGCACCGGGGTCGCGGACAGCAGCGGCGGCGGCTCGAGCGATGGTTCGAGTGGCGCAGCGGATGCCTCGAGCAGCGACACCGGCGCGTGCGCGACGATCGAAGGCTGGGCCTCGGGCGGCACCGCGTCGATGTGCGGCAACTACCCCGACCCGTTCACGCGCGGACTCGGCCCGGTCTGCGAGCTGACCTGCGCCGCGACCCTGGGCCCCTGCTACGCGGACACCATCGAGCGCAAGGACATCAGCGAGGGACAGCCGGGCCTGCCGGTGCGGCTCGCACTCAAGATCGTCGACACCGACTGCAACCCGGTCGCCGACGCCGAGGTCGACGTCTGGCACACCAGCGCCGACGGCTACTACTCGGGCGACGACGCCTCCGCGATGTGCACGCTCGGCAACCCCGCGGCCGAGGCCGCGCGCTGGATGCGAGGCGTGCAGACCACCGACGCCGAGGGCCGCGTCGACTTCGACACCTGCTTCCCCGGCTGGTACTCGGGCCGCACGATCCACATCCACTTCCAGATCCGCATCGGTGGCACCGAGTTCGTCACCTCGCAGCTGTTCTTCGACGACGCGCTGTCCGACGAGATCGTCGCGAGCGAGCCGGTCTACAGCGATCGTGGCCCCCGCGACACCACCAACGCCAACGACAACGTGATCGGCGGTGGCGACATCGAGAACGTGGTGCTGCAGACCGAGCGACAGTCCGACGGTGCGATGCTGGCGTGGCGCACGCTGGTGCTGCGGACCTCGACCGGCACGCCGCTGTGCCAGATCTGAGCGGGCGCGGCGTCAGCCCGGCACGGTCTCGAGCTCGGGGAACGCGGTCAGCAGCGCCGCGCGCTGCTCGACGAGCGCCGCGTGGATCGGATCGCGACGGCGCATGAAGCCGCGGATCGCCTGCACGTCCTCGCGCAGCCGCTCCGACAGCGGCAACACGACGAATGCGATCGTCGCCGCCAGCACGGTGGCGATGACCCCCCACGCGCCGAAGCGGAGCCCGGCCAGCACCACGCTCGCGAGCAGCCACAGCGGGAACAGCACCAGCCCGAGCAGGAACTTGTAGGTCGAGACCACGTCGAGATCGAGCGTGATGCGATCGATGACGAAGCCGGTCACGCGATAGACCGGCCACCACCACAGCGCCAGCGGCAGCACCACCGGCGCGATCGCCAGACGGGCGAGGAAGCCGGGCAACCACCGCGCGACGACCCCCCGCGAGTACGCGAAGCCGACCTGATCGGGCCGCACGCCGCTGCGGGCCAGCGCGGCGTCGGCCTGCTCGACCCCCTCGAACACGCGCTGCTGCTGATCGAGCGGCAGCTGTCGCAGTCGCTCACCGAGCAACCGCACACGCGCGCGCACGCCCTCGAGATCGGCGCGCTCACGCGGACCATCGGCGAGCAGCCACGCCAGTCGCTCCGCGAGCCGCGAGAGCGCGTCATCGGGGCCGTGCAGCGTGAGCGGCAGCATGGCCGCGCGCAGCCGTGCGGTCAGCTCGTGCACTGCCGCCGGCGTGGCCCCCTGCGCGCGCAGATCGTCGATGGGCACCGGCGCGCCGAGCCGCACCAACGCGCTGTGGCGGAAGGTCTCGCGCTGGCCGTAGACCAGGCCCGCCGGTACCACCTGCACGGCGATCGGCGACGACAACACGATGCGGGCGGCACCGGTCTTGAGCGGCGCGAGATCCTGGAACGCGTGGCTGATGCCCTCGGGGAACAGCGCAACCGACTCGCCGCGCGCGAACGCCTCGTGCACCGCAGCGAACGTCGCAGCGGTGGCCTCGGGCCCGACGTCGCCGTCGGCGCGGCGATGCACCGGGATGGGCTGGAAGATCGCCAGCAACGGCTTGAGCGGCAGCACCTTCCACAGCGTCGCCTTGCCCATGAAACGCGGCGCGCCCGGCAGCGCCGCCGCGGCCGCGACCCCATCGACGAGGCCGTTGGGATGGTTGAGCACCCACAGCACCGGGCCCGCCGGCGGCGGCTCACCGCGGGTCTGCAGCGAGCGAAACCAGATGCCCGCGAGCAGGCGCGCGAAGCGAGTGCGGAGCTCGGCAGCGGGCACGGACGGCACCGCCGGCGATGGTAGCGGATGGCTCACGGGGCGGCGCGATCGGGGCCGCGCGAGGTCTGCCTTGGCATCCGCGGCTCAGGCCTCGCGGAAGGGGCTCCGCGGCGACCACGGCGACGGGCTGATCTGCGCCACCAACGGCCGTAGCAACCGGTTCCCCACCGGGTTCGCGTGGCGCAGGTAGCAGGTCATCGGTCGCGGCACCGCGCCGATCGAGCTCTTGATCTCGAGCGCGGTACGGCCGAGCGAGAGTTCGCGGACACGACGCGTGATCGCGTCGTCGACGAAGCCGTAGAGGGTGCTCGGGTAGATGCCGTGATCGAGGTTGTGGTCGTAGTCGATACCGACCATGTGGGCCTCGAGCACGTCGCCACGGCCGAGCGCGACGCTGCAGCCGACCAACGCGTCGTCCAGCCACCAGCCGCGCACCACCAGCGCGTCGCCCAGCGCGTGGGCGAGCGCGGGGAAGTAGTCGGGGCCGGGGTTGGCCAGCCGCAGACGGGCCTTGTGGTGCACCGCGAGGTAGAGCGCGTGCAGGCGCGCGGCATGGCGCTCGATCGCGGCGCCATCGAGTCGCTCACACCGCAGCGCGCGGGACTTCTTCTGCGCGTCCTTGG is a genomic window of Deltaproteobacteria bacterium containing:
- a CDS encoding 1-acyl-sn-glycerol-3-phosphate acyltransferase, which produces MPSVPAAELRTRFARLLAGIWFRSLQTRGEPPPAGPVLWVLNHPNGLVDGVAAAAALPGAPRFMGKATLWKVLPLKPLLAIFQPIPVHRRADGDVGPEATAATFAAVHEAFARGESVALFPEGISHAFQDLAPLKTGAARIVLSSPIAVQVVPAGLVYGQRETFRHSALVRLGAPVPIDDLRAQGATPAAVHELTARLRAAMLPLTLHGPDDALSRLAERLAWLLADGPRERADLEGVRARVRLLGERLRQLPLDQQQRVFEGVEQADAALARSGVRPDQVGFAYSRGVVARWLPGFLARLAIAPVVLPLALWWWPVYRVTGFVIDRITLDLDVVSTYKFLLGLVLFPLWLLASVVLAGLRFGAWGVIATVLAATIAFVVLPLSERLREDVQAIRGFMRRRDPIHAALVEQRAALLTAFPELETVPG
- a CDS encoding protocatechuate 3,4-dioxygenase; this translates as MCGNYPDPFTRGLGPVCELTCAATLGPCYADTIERKDISEGQPGLPVRLALKIVDTDCNPVADAEVDVWHTSADGYYSGDDASAMCTLGNPAAEAARWMRGVQTTDAEGRVDFDTCFPGWYSGRTIHIHFQIRIGGTEFVTSQLFFDDALSDEIVASEPVYSDRGPRDTTNANDNVIGGGDIENVVLQTERQSDGAMLAWRTLVLRTSTGTPLCQI
- a CDS encoding response regulator transcription factor, which encodes MKPTSPSAPAVLVVEDDEQLGAQIVAHLRDAGFDPTLLRRGRALTGDDLALVQLVVLDLMLPGVSGMDMIAQIRAAAAVPILVLSARNDSADKVRALQLGADDYMTKPFWPEELVERVRARLRRPTLAPQGAIELGRLRIDRSAREVWVDGVRVELTRVEFEFLLALAERPGAAITRRVLVDRVLDPARDGDARTLDVHASRLRKKLGVEELIETVWGIGYRLAHEGGR